The following proteins are co-located in the Flammeovirga kamogawensis genome:
- a CDS encoding lysophospholipid acyltransferase family protein: protein MEDNKETDNKNNITDEFDKVKEKDQKKKRFQLIRRDNFGNVLFLKRMLIGTLAALTYPRLKLHNNLEVKGMEVLKNLPNNNVLFISNHQTYYTDVISFYHIFSSAKWGFKKGVANLPVYMLNPRVNLYYVAAEETMKQSGIIPKIFSLAGAVTVKRSWRAQGKDVKRGADINAPLKIKKALDQGWLVTFPQGTTSPYAPVRKGTGNIIKSYNPIVVPIEIDGFRRAFDKKGLFFKKRGTKLKVHIKDPIQFAPDASVDEIVKTITNAIGQNPEDKPKFD, encoded by the coding sequence ATGGAAGATAATAAAGAAACAGATAACAAAAATAATATTACCGACGAGTTTGATAAGGTTAAAGAAAAAGATCAAAAGAAAAAACGATTTCAATTAATAAGAAGAGATAACTTTGGTAATGTCCTTTTTTTAAAAAGAATGTTAATTGGAACATTAGCAGCACTTACTTACCCTCGATTAAAATTACATAACAATCTAGAAGTAAAAGGTATGGAAGTGCTCAAGAATCTTCCAAATAATAATGTTCTATTTATATCTAATCACCAAACATATTATACAGATGTAATTTCCTTTTATCATATTTTCTCAAGTGCTAAATGGGGATTTAAAAAAGGTGTTGCCAATTTACCTGTATATATGCTTAACCCAAGAGTAAATCTTTATTACGTTGCAGCTGAAGAAACAATGAAACAAAGCGGCATAATTCCAAAGATTTTCTCTCTAGCTGGAGCTGTTACAGTTAAACGTTCATGGAGAGCTCAAGGGAAAGATGTGAAAAGAGGTGCAGATATTAATGCTCCTTTAAAAATAAAAAAAGCTTTAGATCAAGGTTGGTTAGTCACTTTCCCTCAAGGTACTACAAGTCCATATGCCCCTGTAAGAAAGGGAACGGGTAACATAATTAAGAGTTACAACCCTATTGTTGTTCCAATAGAAATTGATGGGTTCAGAAGGGCTTTTGATAAAAAAGGACTTTTCTTTAAAAAGAGAGGTACCAAATTAAAAGTTCATATTAAAGATCCTATTCAATTTGCACCAGATGCAAGTGTTGATGAAATAGTAAAAACAATTACAAATGCTATTGGTCAAAATCCTGAGGATAAACCAAAATTTGATTAA
- a CDS encoding TetR/AcrR family transcriptional regulator codes for MSNSTKEHIIEVALQLFKAKGMNNISLNDVVKASSVSKGALYHHFKNKDELLIACLLSFWKNQSETWIEVPFEEMSLLDVINLLKVETANSIENFTSDHDNSFEFYITTLFSVRKYPQIQEFSKGFFNHFKNGIEKVIKNDQEAGVIKKEIIPSDLAQLIIATGEGLGVLSFAQIYDTPNEIFNNVYNQIYKSVTY; via the coding sequence ATGTCAAATAGTACAAAAGAGCATATTATTGAAGTCGCACTTCAATTATTTAAGGCAAAAGGAATGAATAACATTTCTTTAAATGATGTCGTTAAAGCATCTTCAGTTTCTAAAGGAGCGCTTTATCATCATTTTAAAAATAAAGATGAATTATTAATTGCGTGCCTTTTGTCTTTTTGGAAAAACCAATCAGAAACATGGATAGAAGTACCTTTTGAGGAAATGTCATTACTCGACGTTATAAATCTTCTTAAAGTGGAGACTGCAAATTCTATTGAGAACTTTACAAGTGATCATGATAATTCATTCGAATTTTATATCACGACCTTATTTTCTGTTCGAAAATATCCTCAAATTCAAGAATTTAGTAAAGGCTTTTTTAATCACTTTAAAAATGGTATTGAAAAAGTGATTAAAAACGATCAAGAAGCAGGTGTAATAAAGAAAGAAATTATTCCTTCCGATTTAGCACAACTAATTATTGCTACAGGAGAAGGATTAGGAGTATTATCTTTTGCACAAATCTATGATACACCAAATGAAATTTTTAATAACGTATATAACCAAATTTATAAATCAGTAACCTATTAA
- a CDS encoding outer membrane lipoprotein-sorting protein, producing MKKIPIILSVIFCFITSLTYGQNASEIIEKMQDHQRGKSSYTNMTMKVVRPDWTRTMNMKSWSLGGEDYFLVLITSPAKDKGSASLKRLKEMWSWTPSIERTIKISPSMMSQAWMGSDFTNDDLMKGSSVVNDYSHKLLGKETVNGLECYKIEMIPHEDAAVVWGKVLVWVTTDGIYNQIKVENYDEDMYLVNTLNQYDVKELGGRMIPTRQEMVPADEEGKKTVMILNDAKFNQKISPNFFTQQNMKRVR from the coding sequence ATGAAAAAAATTCCTATAATCCTTAGTGTTATTTTTTGTTTTATAACCTCTCTTACTTATGGACAAAATGCATCAGAAATCATAGAAAAGATGCAAGATCATCAAAGAGGAAAAAGTAGTTATACAAATATGACTATGAAAGTTGTTCGACCAGATTGGACTAGAACAATGAATATGAAATCTTGGTCTTTAGGTGGTGAAGATTACTTTTTAGTATTAATTACATCTCCTGCAAAAGATAAAGGATCAGCTTCTTTAAAGAGATTAAAAGAGATGTGGAGTTGGACACCTAGTATAGAACGTACTATTAAAATATCTCCATCAATGATGTCTCAAGCTTGGATGGGATCTGATTTTACTAATGATGATCTGATGAAAGGGTCTTCTGTAGTAAATGACTACAGCCATAAGTTATTAGGCAAAGAGACTGTAAATGGTTTAGAATGCTATAAAATAGAAATGATTCCTCATGAAGATGCAGCTGTTGTATGGGGTAAGGTATTAGTTTGGGTGACTACTGATGGTATTTATAATCAGATAAAAGTAGAAAACTATGATGAGGACATGTACTTAGTGAATACGCTAAATCAATATGATGTTAAAGAATTAGGTGGACGAATGATCCCTACTCGTCAAGAAATGGTTCCTGCAGATGAAGAAGGTAAAAAAACGGTAATGATCTTGAACGATGCAAAGTTTAATCAAAAGATTTCTCCAAACTTCTTCACGCAACAAAACATGAAACGTGTTAGATAA
- a CDS encoding ABC transporter permease, giving the protein MITKIAWRNLWRSKRRTITSISSIFFAVILAILMRSLQEGSYGQMIDTAARFYMGYGQVHKKGFWEDKSINNLMTDSKKTRDQILSEKNVKGVFGRLETYGMAATDSLTKGVMIVGTEPEGENQLSNLSSKIVKGKFINNNSKGILIGEGLSNYLGLTVNDTLAILGQGYHGATAAELYKIDGIIKHPNPQMNNQVVYMSLPTVQYFVSAPNMLNAYILNVNDNQKIEQTVAGIRKKLSGEDFEVMSWAELSPEMVNLINTDREGGKLMIYILYIVIAFGIFSTILMMTIEREREFGILIAVGMVKRKIYSMLLQESLFIGLIGIATSILAGFPILLYMENHPIAITGAKGDAMAKMGMEPLLRFTASFDIIWPQALLMAFIMVICTIYPIYYISKLKTVEAIHS; this is encoded by the coding sequence ATGATTACAAAAATAGCATGGCGAAATTTATGGAGAAGCAAGAGAAGAACGATTACTAGTATCTCTTCTATCTTTTTCGCCGTCATACTTGCAATACTCATGAGGTCATTGCAAGAAGGGTCTTATGGTCAGATGATTGATACTGCTGCAAGATTTTATATGGGATATGGTCAGGTGCATAAAAAAGGTTTTTGGGAGGATAAATCAATTAATAATTTGATGACTGACTCTAAAAAAACACGAGATCAAATCCTTTCAGAAAAAAATGTAAAAGGTGTTTTTGGTAGGTTAGAAACTTATGGAATGGCTGCTACAGATTCTCTTACAAAAGGAGTTATGATTGTAGGAACTGAACCAGAAGGTGAAAATCAACTTAGTAATCTATCTAGTAAGATTGTTAAAGGAAAATTTATCAATAACAATAGTAAAGGTATTCTTATTGGCGAAGGATTGTCAAACTATTTAGGCCTAACTGTTAATGATACATTAGCTATTTTAGGTCAAGGGTACCATGGGGCTACAGCTGCAGAATTATACAAGATTGATGGTATTATTAAGCACCCAAATCCTCAAATGAACAATCAGGTTGTCTACATGTCATTACCGACTGTTCAATATTTTGTTTCTGCTCCTAATATGCTTAACGCTTATATTTTAAATGTAAACGACAATCAAAAAATTGAGCAAACAGTTGCTGGTATTCGTAAAAAATTATCAGGAGAAGATTTTGAAGTTATGAGTTGGGCAGAGCTCTCTCCAGAAATGGTTAACCTTATAAATACGGATAGAGAAGGCGGAAAATTAATGATTTATATACTCTACATCGTTATCGCTTTTGGTATTTTTAGTACTATTTTAATGATGACAATTGAAAGAGAAAGAGAATTTGGTATTCTCATAGCTGTAGGTATGGTTAAAAGAAAAATCTACAGTATGCTACTTCAAGAATCACTTTTTATTGGTTTAATAGGTATTGCTACTTCAATTTTAGCTGGTTTCCCTATTTTATTATATATGGAAAACCATCCTATTGCTATTACAGGAGCAAAAGGAGATGCAATGGCAAAAATGGGAATGGAACCCTTACTTAGATTTACTGCTAGTTTTGATATTATTTGGCCTCAAGCACTCTTAATGGCTTTCATTATGGTGATCTGTACTATTTATCCAATCTACTATATATCAAAATTAAAAACAGTTGAAGCAATTCACTCTTAA
- a CDS encoding ABC transporter permease produces MMITKISWRNVWRNKMRSGILIASIAVGLLGGIFTMALINGMMESKIQESLITELAHVQIHKNGFEVNNSFSDSIRNFQAIVKVAESDSLTKGCSPRVVVQGMASSANDSQGIKIIGINPTKEVTVTDLPKFLIKGDYFKGKRKNQIVIGEELAKKLKVKIRSKIVIAYMGPDKEMVNTAYRVAGIFATSSPDFDKGVVFTQSKDMWKNAGQEFIHEIALTSIDGGSSPEGLRDHLESDIHNKQLNIQTWRQIVPELSALAETGNTNSYIILGIILFALGFGILNSMTMAIWERSRELGVLMAVGLERSKVFLMIVLETIYLSLIGSSIGGLTSIALIAYYGKHGLKYSESTIAGFSNIVYPILSAESFIPLFFMVLFTAIVAALPPAFKAIKLNPAEAVRYKG; encoded by the coding sequence ATGATGATTACAAAAATATCTTGGCGAAATGTTTGGAGAAACAAAATGAGAAGTGGCATTCTCATCGCCTCAATTGCGGTAGGTTTATTAGGTGGTATTTTTACAATGGCCCTAATAAATGGCATGATGGAGTCTAAGATTCAAGAATCTTTGATTACAGAGTTAGCACATGTTCAAATTCATAAAAATGGCTTTGAAGTTAATAATAGTTTTAGCGATTCTATAAGAAATTTTCAAGCAATAGTAAAAGTAGCAGAGAGTGATTCTTTAACAAAAGGATGCTCTCCTAGAGTTGTTGTACAAGGCATGGCCTCTTCTGCCAACGATAGTCAAGGGATAAAAATTATAGGCATAAACCCTACGAAAGAAGTTACAGTTACAGATTTACCAAAATTCTTAATTAAAGGAGATTACTTTAAAGGGAAAAGAAAAAATCAGATTGTAATAGGTGAAGAGCTTGCTAAAAAACTGAAAGTAAAAATCCGTTCTAAAATTGTTATTGCTTATATGGGGCCTGACAAAGAAATGGTAAACACTGCTTATAGAGTGGCTGGTATTTTTGCTACTAGTTCTCCAGATTTTGATAAGGGTGTTGTTTTTACCCAATCAAAAGATATGTGGAAAAACGCAGGCCAAGAATTTATTCATGAAATTGCCTTAACATCAATCGATGGTGGTTCTTCTCCAGAAGGGTTAAGAGATCATTTAGAAAGTGACATTCATAATAAACAATTAAATATTCAGACTTGGAGGCAAATTGTTCCAGAATTAAGTGCTCTTGCTGAAACTGGAAATACAAATAGTTATATTATTTTAGGTATCATCTTATTTGCCTTAGGGTTTGGTATCTTAAATTCTATGACGATGGCAATATGGGAAAGATCAAGAGAACTTGGTGTTTTAATGGCTGTAGGTTTAGAAAGATCTAAGGTATTTCTGATGATTGTTCTAGAAACAATTTACCTTTCTTTAATAGGTAGTAGTATTGGAGGTCTTACTTCTATTGCATTAATAGCCTATTACGGAAAACATGGTTTAAAGTATTCTGAAAGTACAATTGCTGGGTTTAGTAATATCGTTTACCCTATTCTTTCGGCAGAATCATTCATACCATTATTCTTTATGGTATTATTTACAGCTATTGTAGCTGCATTACCTCCTGCTTTTAAAGCCATTAAGTTAAACCCTGCCGAGGCAGTTAGATACAAAGGATAA
- a CDS encoding ABC transporter ATP-binding protein yields the protein MIEIKDLVKTYNENTIPVHALNHVNLEIKEGEFTAVVGPSGCGKTTFLNILGGLDKPTSGNIFIDGTNLHDRSSSEMITYRRDNIGFVFQDYSLMPVLTAEENVEFIMELQGRSKKERKARSQELLNAVGIADKGNQFPTKLSGGQQQRVAVARALASKPKLILADEPTANLDSKATSDLLDIMRHLNEKENITFVIATHDQRVMDRAKRVIQFDDGKIIDAK from the coding sequence ATGATAGAAATTAAAGACTTAGTCAAAACATATAACGAAAATACAATTCCTGTACATGCCTTAAACCATGTAAACCTGGAAATTAAAGAAGGTGAATTTACAGCTGTTGTTGGTCCTTCCGGATGTGGCAAAACAACTTTTCTTAATATTTTAGGAGGATTAGATAAGCCAACATCAGGTAATATTTTTATTGATGGAACAAACCTACATGACCGTTCTTCTTCTGAAATGATTACTTACAGAAGAGATAATATTGGCTTTGTTTTTCAAGATTACTCTTTGATGCCAGTACTTACTGCAGAGGAGAATGTTGAATTTATTATGGAGCTTCAAGGACGTTCTAAAAAGGAAAGAAAAGCCCGTTCTCAAGAACTATTAAATGCAGTTGGTATTGCAGATAAAGGCAATCAATTTCCTACTAAATTATCAGGAGGTCAGCAACAAAGAGTTGCTGTTGCTAGAGCGTTAGCTTCTAAACCAAAACTCATTTTGGCAGATGAGCCTACGGCAAACTTAGATTCTAAAGCCACTTCTGATCTATTGGATATTATGAGGCACCTTAATGAAAAAGAAAATATCACTTTTGTTATTGCCACTCATGATCAACGTGTAATGGACAGAGCAAAACGTGTTATCCAATTTGATGACGGTAAAATCATTGATGCAAAATAA
- a CDS encoding sensor histidine kinase, giving the protein MPTIFSNRSPKYQFLLRLTIVYLIQLFIKAFDHSFGGVFPLTIRGASFTIIFTSYWLLCWYFAEFIQKKVATFKTPFEIIVHFLNGFFVGISSNIIYMLGDTYIFNNGHLWVDIRFYNPELVTGLTIFYMLIYIVYRNVDKEMTIKENQINIETIEKEMFKSQYMALKAQIEPHFLFNSLSVLSSLVHTDQKLASDFIIKLSKTLRYIIEQNKRVTVPLEEELKIVEDYFFLLKTRFGDSIQLNINLSDDLLQTTILPPASIQILIENAVKHNKFSIKKPLVIDIISDGNIIQVCSTYDKKELDENSTGMGLSNINKRYQLIANQNITIEKNKTFFIVSLPALSQINHEDFNH; this is encoded by the coding sequence ATGCCTACAATATTTTCAAATAGATCTCCAAAATATCAATTCCTACTTAGGTTAACAATTGTCTATTTAATTCAATTATTTATAAAAGCTTTCGATCATAGCTTTGGAGGAGTATTTCCACTGACAATAAGAGGAGCTTCATTTACCATTATATTCACCTCTTATTGGTTACTATGTTGGTATTTTGCAGAATTTATTCAAAAGAAAGTAGCGACTTTTAAAACTCCTTTCGAAATCATTGTTCATTTTCTAAATGGCTTTTTTGTAGGTATTTCCTCAAATATTATTTATATGTTGGGCGATACCTATATATTTAATAATGGGCATCTTTGGGTAGATATTAGGTTTTATAATCCTGAATTAGTAACAGGGCTCACCATTTTTTATATGCTGATCTATATTGTTTATAGGAATGTAGATAAAGAAATGACAATCAAAGAGAATCAAATCAACATTGAAACTATAGAGAAAGAAATGTTTAAGTCTCAATATATGGCTTTAAAAGCACAGATTGAACCACATTTCCTATTTAATAGCCTTAGTGTTTTATCAAGCTTGGTACATACAGATCAAAAATTAGCATCTGATTTTATCATTAAGTTATCAAAGACTTTACGATATATTATTGAGCAAAATAAACGAGTAACTGTTCCTTTAGAAGAAGAGCTTAAAATTGTTGAAGATTACTTCTTCTTATTAAAAACCAGATTTGGTGATAGTATTCAATTGAATATCAATCTTTCTGATGATTTATTACAAACCACTATTTTACCTCCGGCTAGCATCCAAATATTAATAGAAAACGCTGTTAAACACAACAAATTTTCGATAAAGAAGCCTTTAGTGATAGACATCATTTCTGACGGTAATATTATTCAGGTTTGTAGTACTTATGACAAAAAAGAGCTCGACGAAAACTCTACAGGAATGGGGCTATCAAACATCAATAAAAGGTATCAATTGATAGCAAATCAAAATATTACCATCGAAAAAAATAAGACTTTTTTTATAGTTAGTTTACCAGCCTTATCTCAAATCAATCATGAAGATTTTAATCATTGA
- a CDS encoding LytR/AlgR family response regulator transcription factor has protein sequence MKILIIEDELPTANYLETLILQYNSSFEIVAKLSSVEDSIDWFKTNIQPDLIFQDISLSDGNCFEIYKQVMVQSPLIFTTAYSEYALESFQLNSIDYIVKPYDFEDIKRVLNKFSLYSNLFITSSPSSMNEIQENNEKKIKKRFLVSIGEQLKTVNTEEIAFIRFDEGLTFLHLYDGKKYPIDKSISTLESQLATSHFFRINRKYIIKIDAIKKINTWFNSRLQIETDPPTPEELIVSRERVKAFKDWLDS, from the coding sequence ATGAAGATTTTAATCATTGAGGATGAACTTCCTACAGCCAATTACTTAGAAACGTTGATTCTTCAATACAACAGCTCATTTGAAATTGTAGCAAAACTTTCATCTGTAGAAGACAGTATAGATTGGTTTAAAACAAATATACAGCCCGATCTAATATTTCAAGATATTTCTTTAAGTGACGGTAACTGTTTCGAAATTTACAAACAAGTAATGGTGCAAAGTCCGTTAATTTTCACAACTGCATATAGTGAATATGCACTAGAATCTTTTCAACTTAATAGTATAGATTACATTGTAAAACCATACGATTTTGAAGATATTAAAAGAGTTTTAAATAAATTTTCTCTTTATAGTAACTTATTTATTACTTCTTCTCCTTCTTCGATGAATGAAATACAAGAAAATAACGAGAAGAAAATCAAAAAGCGGTTTTTAGTTTCCATTGGAGAGCAATTAAAAACAGTAAATACAGAAGAAATAGCTTTTATTAGATTTGATGAAGGACTCACATTTCTACACCTTTATGATGGTAAAAAATATCCAATAGATAAAAGTATTTCAACACTTGAATCTCAGTTAGCTACTTCTCATTTTTTCAGGATTAACCGAAAATATATAATTAAAATTGATGCTATAAAAAAAATAAACACTTGGTTTAATTCAAGATTACAAATTGAAACAGACCCACCTACTCCAGAGGAACTTATAGTGAGTAGGGAAAGAGTAAAAGCATTTAAAGATTGGTTAGACAGCTAA
- a CDS encoding outer membrane beta-barrel protein yields MKKSILFIVFNFMFISSALFAQDKTINIGVKGSVGMSGFSNNLGLSSDTRQSWEGGLMLRANIPNLPIYVQTELLYTNTGGTFEFDNASQDLVLNKVEVPILLGGKMAIGNITARAYGGIVAQQIVKDNFSDISSDLNANEFSWGWQVGLGVDIKKFTVDAKYQQSANLVTNPGVDLQSQQFIVSVGYFIW; encoded by the coding sequence ATGAAAAAGTCAATTTTATTTATCGTCTTCAATTTTATGTTCATTTCTTCAGCATTATTTGCTCAAGACAAAACAATTAACATTGGTGTAAAAGGTAGTGTAGGTATGTCAGGGTTCTCAAACAATCTAGGACTCTCTTCAGATACAAGACAATCTTGGGAAGGTGGTCTAATGTTAAGAGCTAACATACCAAATTTACCAATCTATGTTCAAACAGAACTTCTGTATACAAATACTGGAGGAACATTTGAATTTGATAATGCATCTCAAGATCTAGTGCTTAACAAAGTTGAAGTTCCAATTCTTTTAGGTGGAAAAATGGCTATTGGTAATATAACAGCTAGAGCATACGGTGGTATAGTTGCACAACAAATTGTCAAAGATAATTTCAGCGATATTAGTAGTGATTTAAATGCTAATGAGTTTAGCTGGGGATGGCAAGTTGGTTTAGGTGTAGACATCAAAAAGTTTACTGTAGATGCTAAATATCAACAAAGTGCTAATCTTGTTACAAACCCAGGTGTTGATCTACAATCACAACAGTTTATTGTAAGTGTAGGTTACTTTATCTGGTAA
- a CDS encoding PepSY domain-containing protein: MSLYKIHRKLSLVALFPLLAWTLSGVMHPLMSNLKPKVNQRIIVNQNIKNTDKTILSVAEIMVRNNWATIQSYRFINYDSSLYYQFKIAGNNIYINATNGDRLKDGDIQYASYLAGLYSDEDASKIRSITTQESFSNEYVKIARILPVYKVQYRRMDGLRVFIDVNSDKMTYATNSIRSAFQTFFLYAHSWTFLDFNQTFRLVILSVFVLITFFAGVTGILVYTKFRKTYIRQNKSRVPWQRRLHRILGIGLSFTLLLFAMSAFMHMLPKYTAIDKAIFASETTFTIDEMTFNTNMIDKNRMNHQPVRIEGKVYCQFHYKQGRDIIKKYFDVFSGSELIGGDSIYAVSLAKQFSGLIAVKSVAEIKRFENEYGFINKLLPVQKVQFSYDGNPRWYIDTTSGFVGAIIDDKAAFSGFIFAYFHKYHLLDFLGKGVRDTILLLFALGNFIVSSLGFWMYISTKKVVKKQKKKNRELVY, translated from the coding sequence ATGAGTTTATATAAAATACATAGGAAATTGAGTTTAGTTGCACTTTTTCCACTTCTAGCATGGACATTAAGTGGTGTAATGCATCCTTTAATGTCCAACTTAAAACCTAAAGTCAACCAACGTATAATTGTAAATCAGAATATAAAAAATACAGATAAAACGATATTGTCTGTAGCCGAAATAATGGTGCGGAATAATTGGGCTACAATACAATCTTATCGGTTTATTAATTATGATTCATCGCTTTATTATCAGTTTAAAATAGCAGGTAATAATATTTATATAAATGCCACAAATGGAGATAGATTAAAAGATGGAGATATACAATATGCTTCTTATTTGGCAGGGTTGTATTCAGATGAAGATGCTAGTAAAATCCGATCTATTACTACTCAAGAATCATTTTCTAATGAGTATGTAAAGATTGCAAGAATACTACCTGTTTATAAAGTTCAATACAGGAGAATGGATGGTTTAAGGGTATTTATTGATGTAAATTCTGATAAAATGACGTATGCCACTAACTCTATCAGAAGTGCCTTTCAAACATTTTTTCTATACGCACATAGTTGGACATTCTTAGATTTTAATCAAACGTTTCGGTTAGTAATTCTAAGTGTTTTTGTGCTCATTACTTTTTTTGCAGGAGTAACAGGTATTTTGGTTTATACTAAGTTTAGAAAAACGTATATACGTCAAAATAAATCAAGAGTGCCTTGGCAAAGACGTTTGCATAGAATATTGGGTATTGGTTTGTCTTTTACATTGTTACTTTTTGCAATGAGTGCTTTTATGCATATGCTACCAAAATATACAGCAATAGATAAAGCAATTTTTGCATCAGAAACTACTTTTACTATTGATGAAATGACTTTTAATACTAATATGATTGATAAAAACAGGATGAACCATCAACCTGTTAGAATAGAAGGAAAGGTCTATTGTCAATTTCATTATAAACAAGGTCGTGATATTATAAAAAAATATTTTGATGTTTTTTCGGGTTCAGAACTAATAGGCGGAGATAGCATTTATGCAGTGAGTTTAGCAAAACAATTTAGTGGACTAATTGCTGTAAAAAGTGTTGCTGAAATCAAAAGATTTGAAAATGAATATGGTTTTATAAATAAGCTATTGCCAGTACAAAAAGTTCAATTTTCTTATGATGGAAATCCTCGATGGTATATAGACACAACTTCAGGTTTTGTAGGTGCAATAATTGATGATAAAGCGGCTTTCTCTGGTTTTATATTTGCCTATTTTCATAAATATCATCTACTAGACTTTTTAGGAAAAGGGGTAAGAGATACAATATTGTTATTATTTGCTCTTGGTAATTTTATAGTAAGCTCATTAGGATTTTGGATGTATATAAGCACCAAAAAAGTAGTGAAAAAACAGAAAAAAAAGAACCGAGAATTAGTTTATTGA